The genomic DNA TTAGGGGAATTGATCACCACAGTTCCCTTTCCGCCTGATCAACCGATGACAGATCAGTGTGGTTCATGTAACAAATGTGTGGATGCCTGTCCGACAGGTGCTTTAGTTACCGGAGGACAGCTTGATTCGAATAAATGTATCGCATTTTTGACTCAGACGAAAGGGTTTTTACCAGAACGTTACCGTGAAAAGCTAGGTAACCGTTTGTATGGTTGTGATACGTGCCAGCAAGTTTGTCCTGAAAATAAAGGGAAGGATTTTCACATCCATCCTGAGATGGAACCGGATCCGGAAATTGCAAAACCGAAGCTTAAGCCATTGCTCTCCATAAGTAACAGGGAGTTCAAGGAGAAGTTCGGCCCTATCGCAGGTTCATGGAGAGGGAAAAAACCAATTCAAAGAAATGCGATCATTGCATTAGGTAATTTTAAGGATAAAACAGCCCTACCGGATTTGATTCGTGTGTTGAATGAAGATCCTCGTCCAGTCATCCGTGGGACGGCGGCTTGGGCACTTGGAAAAATCGGTGGTTCAGAAGCTGAAAAATCCCTTAAATCAGCGAAAGAGAGAGAAAATGACGCAAATGTCCTATATGAAATTGAGAGAAGCTTGAATATGGCTGATAATCACGTGAAATCGTGATGGTTAAATTAATTTACGTTAAGTATGATAATGCAAAAGGGTAAAAGAAGGGATAAGATGGAGACGACACTTGTTGTACAATATGGGGAGATGGAAAGTCCAGTCGGTCCCCTGACGTTACTGAAAACTGAAAAGGGATTATGCCGGATTGATTTCGGATCGGCAGAGGAAAATCTTCCTCTTATCAATGCCTGGTTGAAGAAACAAGCTCTAAAAGCTGAATTGACCTTCGATCATGCGTCGTTTCAACCTTTTATCGAACAGATTAATGAATACTTCAATCGAGAACGGACGCACTTTGACATTCCGATCGCACTCTTCGGTTCTACTTTCCAAAAGAAGGTGTGGGAAGGACTGGTGAAAATTCCTTATGGAGAAACTTACTCCTATAAGGATGTGGCGACGATGATTGGTTCCCCTAAAGCAGTAAGGGCAATTGGAAGTGCGAACAACAAAAACCCGCTCCCAATCATCATACCTTGCCACCGAGTCATCGGAAGCAATGGCTCACTTGTCGGTTACGGTGGTGGACTTGATAAGAAAGAGATTCTTTTGAATCTTGAACAAGAAGAGCCATCTCAGATCTGTTCATAACTATAATTAATTGAAAAACCTACGAGCATGTAGGTTTTTTTCGTGCTTAGAACTCTGTGTACAGGGTTCTTTTTTTTTATGTCCAGCCATAGACATGAAAGGAGAATGTGATGGAAGTGTCAGGCACTTTTTCAAACCTGTTGGTATGTCTGGATTGTGAAAAAGTGCCTGACACCATCTGCGATGAATAGGGGAGGTTGTGGAATGGATTGGCTGACGACCTTACAGAAATTTATTGAAGAACATAATGCCTCCTTCACTACAGACTATATGAGAGATGAACGGATCAATACGCTCGAAAGTGAAGCATTGGTGCGGAGAGCGAAAAGCATGAAAGAGCGTAACGCCGTCATCGTCAATGCACAGGTGAAGGCGAAAATACTCGATAAGACGACGGTTGATGATACTGAAGAAGTCATCTATTTGATACAACGTTCTTATTTGATCAAACAGACAATGAAATTCTATGTGGAAGAATGTCTTGAAAAGCGGAAAGCGACCATCGGGAACGGTGAGATCACAAGAGACGTTTCCTTGGTCATGGAGGGAAGGGAAAAATCGGATCCTCCATCAATTGAGCGGGACGAAGAAATCATATCGATGCCGAGGTATCGTTATAATCGATTGGAAGCGGTGAAGTACGCTGAACGTTGGTGGAATTCGCACAACCCAGCCTATCGTCTATTTGAAAATGATTGTACGAACTTCGTATCTCAATGCATGCATGCAGGAGGAGCACCGATGAGGGGGTACCCGAATCGGTCTAAAGGCTGGTGGTACCGTAGCAATAATTGGAGTTACAGCTGGGCTGTCGCTAATACACTGCGCTGGCATTTAAGTGGATCAAAGCAAGGGTTGCGTGGCCAGGAAGTGCGATCACCCGAGCAGCTTATCCCAGGTGATGTCATCTGTTACGATTTCGATGGAGATGGGCGCTGGCAGCATAACACGATTGTCGTAGCCAAGGATGAGATGGGGATGCCGCTGGTGAACGCCCATACTCATAATAGCAGGATGCGGTATTGGGATTATACAGACTCAACAGCTTATACCCCAAAAATCAAATACAAATTCTTCCGCATTGTGGACGGGTGAATTGAGGAAGTGTCAGGCACTCTTTATGAAGCCTTGGTAGAGTGGGCTTCATGGGAAGTGCCTGACACCATTTCAGGAGCGTTGGGAGAGTAAGCGCTGTGGCAAGTGTCAGACACTGTTCCGGAAGCCTACATAGAGTAAGCTTCTTTGAAAGTGCCTGGCACTTTGGGACATGCTATAATGGATGGTGGATTTGTATTATGATTTAGAAGTTAGAGGTGAATGGTTTTGTCGGTACACATCGTTTTGTTTCAACCTGAAATTCCAGCTAATACAGGAAACATTGCAAGGACTTGTGCGGCTACAGATACGTCGTTACATCTGATCCGTCCTCTAGGGTTTTCAACTGATGATAAGATGTTAAAAAGAGCAGGACTGGATTATTGGGAGCATGTCAACATATCCTATTATGATTCGATAGATGAGTTCTTCGAGAAGACGGAGGGGGAGTATTTCTACCTGACGAAATACGGTAAGAAGCCTCATACAACATTTGATTACAGCAATCCTGAAGAAGATTATTATTTCGTATTCGGTAAGGAGACGACCGGTCTTCCGGATGAAATCATCGAAGCGAACATGGATCGGTGTCTTCGGATTCCAATGACCGATAATGTGCGTTCATTAAATTTGTCGAATACCGCGGCAATTCTCGTTTACGAGGCGCTGAGACAGCAAGACTTTCTACATTTGGAATAGAACATAAACATACAAAAAAACGACTGATTCTCGAGAATCAGTCGTTTTCCGATTGTGGTATGTAAGCCACTGTTATTTTCTTGTACCGGGACGATCATTGTATCCGGCAGTGAAAATTGCTGTTAAAAAGGCCAAAATAACACCTAAAATGAGGATAAAGCTCATATGACATC from Pseudalkalibacillus sp. SCS-8 includes the following:
- the queG gene encoding tRNA epoxyqueuosine(34) reductase QueG, translated to MTGAQLKEKVIAYSKSIGIDKIGFTTADPFTELKERLRTQQELQYQSGFEEPDIDKRTEPDRLLPNARSIISIALAYPSKMKDAPRSTKEERRGIFCRASWGKDYHDVLRDRMEKLEAYIAELVPEAKVVSMVDTGELSDRAVAERAGIGWSGKNCATITPEFGSYVYLGELITTVPFPPDQPMTDQCGSCNKCVDACPTGALVTGGQLDSNKCIAFLTQTKGFLPERYREKLGNRLYGCDTCQQVCPENKGKDFHIHPEMEPDPEIAKPKLKPLLSISNREFKEKFGPIAGSWRGKKPIQRNAIIALGNFKDKTALPDLIRVLNEDPRPVIRGTAAWALGKIGGSEAEKSLKSAKERENDANVLYEIERSLNMADNHVKS
- a CDS encoding methylated-DNA--[protein]-cysteine S-methyltransferase, with product METTLVVQYGEMESPVGPLTLLKTEKGLCRIDFGSAEENLPLINAWLKKQALKAELTFDHASFQPFIEQINEYFNRERTHFDIPIALFGSTFQKKVWEGLVKIPYGETYSYKDVATMIGSPKAVRAIGSANNKNPLPIIIPCHRVIGSNGSLVGYGGGLDKKEILLNLEQEEPSQICS
- a CDS encoding amidase domain-containing protein, with the protein product MDWLTTLQKFIEEHNASFTTDYMRDERINTLESEALVRRAKSMKERNAVIVNAQVKAKILDKTTVDDTEEVIYLIQRSYLIKQTMKFYVEECLEKRKATIGNGEITRDVSLVMEGREKSDPPSIERDEEIISMPRYRYNRLEAVKYAERWWNSHNPAYRLFENDCTNFVSQCMHAGGAPMRGYPNRSKGWWYRSNNWSYSWAVANTLRWHLSGSKQGLRGQEVRSPEQLIPGDVICYDFDGDGRWQHNTIVVAKDEMGMPLVNAHTHNSRMRYWDYTDSTAYTPKIKYKFFRIVDG
- the trmL gene encoding tRNA (uridine(34)/cytosine(34)/5-carboxymethylaminomethyluridine(34)-2'-O)-methyltransferase TrmL; translated protein: MVLSVHIVLFQPEIPANTGNIARTCAATDTSLHLIRPLGFSTDDKMLKRAGLDYWEHVNISYYDSIDEFFEKTEGEYFYLTKYGKKPHTTFDYSNPEEDYYFVFGKETTGLPDEIIEANMDRCLRIPMTDNVRSLNLSNTAAILVYEALRQQDFLHLE